CGAGGAAGTCGGAACGGGCTCGCTCGTCTCGCTCCAGGAGCCGCATCAGCGCCGCCATGGTCGCGATGCCGCGCCGGCCCATCCACTGGCGAGTGCGGCGCTCCATCTGCTCGGTCTTGTAGGCGCCCAGGTCGAAGCCGCACCGCTCGTGCAGGCGCCGGCGGAAGAGCTGGAACTCCAGCGACGGCGCTGGTCGGTCGGTGCCGGTCACCTCGCCCGATCCCCCCAGCCCTGCCCGTCAGCGTGCCGCGCCGGCATCGGATGCCGGCCTTTCGTCGGAGCCAGGGGCGTCGGCCAGCGGGCCGGCATCGGGGTGGACCTTGAAGTGCTCGACGCACAGCTTGCCCTCGGCATCCAGGTACGCCCGCAATGCCCTGGCCGGGTCGCGGAAGACGTGCTTTTGCCCGCCGATGCTGACCGTGACGCGGGGGTAGACGAGGGTGGCCAGCACCTTGCCGCGACGCGCCACCACCACCGTGGTGGGCACCCCCGTCGGGCCGCCCAGCTCCCGCGCCAGCACGTCACCCTCGGCCACGGTGACCATCCCGCCCCGGATGACGCCCCGGCGCGCGTCCAGGCCGCGGCCGGCCAGCAACGTGGAGTTGAAGGCGCCGGAGCCGCGGATGACGATCCGACCGCTCGCCTCCAGGTGGGCATTCTGGATGCTGTAGGCGACGATGTCGGCCTCCTGCGTCGAGAAGCCCTCCAGGAGGTCCATCAGCTGCCGGAGCTCGGCGGCCACCTCCTCCATCTCCCGCAGCGTCACCCGCAGGGGGCCCGCACCCACCAGCACCTGGGCGGTGCGCTCCGCGAGGCGGCGGGCTCCGGCTCGTAGCGTGTCGATGCGCTCTCCCAGCGCGGCGAGACGCCGGGCCAGGCGGGGGAGCTCCCAAAACTTGCGCTCGATGAGCCGCTTCAACAGCTCGCCCTCGCTGACGGGCAGCCCTGCCGGGTAGGAGCGGGAGCCATCCCCCTCACCCGCCCGCTCGGCGACTTGACGCCGCAGCTCCCGGGCCGCCTCGACCAGCGACTGGACCTGGGTCGACAGCGGAGCCAGCACCGGCAGCACGTCGTTGAGCGCGGCGGCATGGCCGCCGGCCTCCACCTTGCTGGAGATGATGGTGCGGCCAACGGAGACGGAGCCCCCCGCCGTCACCCGCGCATGGCTCACCAGGCCGCCGACTCTCACCTCGCCCCCCGCCTGCACCTCCAGGCCCTCCAGGACGTCGCCCCGCACGTGGACGTCTCCCGCGAAGCGGATGTGGCCCGCCCCCACGGCGGCGTCGCCCTTCACCTCGTAGACCGGTAGCACCGCCAGTGTCTGCCCCGACAGGTGGGGACGGCCGGGTTCGGTGGCGACGATTTGGGTGCCGTCGTCGGTGAGGCGACATCCCTTGCCCGCCTTGAGCGTGACCGGGCGAGCACGGGGTACGGCCACGGGACGGCCTCGGACGTCCATGCCCGGCACCCCCTCCTGGGGGGGCTCGATGCGCGCCAGCACGGCCCCGGGCTCCACCCAGGTGACCGCCCCCCGCTCGAACAGGTCGATGCGTTCCGCCTCCGGGTCGAGCGCGGGTGCCTGGCGCTCCTCGAAGCAGATGGTGAAGCGCCCGTCACGGGGCGGTACGGGCGGCTGTCCCTCGGCCACCAGGATGGGGGTCGGGGGTGGGTCCGTTACCGCTTGCTCGATGGCCTCGGCCTTGACGCCGAAGCGCACCTGGGCCTGCTCCAGGGCCTTGTTGACGCTCTCTGCCGTGGGAAGGGGGGCCGGCACCTCCTCGACCGGCCGCGCCTGCACCCGCAGCTGCAGGGTCGGCGGCGCGTCCACCAGTTGGTAGCGCCGGCCTGCCGACCGCTCCACGGTCAGGTAGGCCTTCATCGCGTCGTCCGAGACCCGGACGGCCAGCGAGAGGCGCGGCTCGGTCGCGTCGGGCTCGGCCACCACCGTGTCGGTCGGCTCCACCAGGCGCGAGCGCTGGAGCAGGGCGCCGTTGACCCAGACCTTGACGTGCCCCCCGGGCTCCACGACGGGGCGAGGCCCGTCGGGATCGCCGGGGATCACCTCCACCCGGCCCCCTCGGACCGCCAGGAGCGTCGGCCTCGGCGATCCGGGCGCCTGAGCGACATCCTCGACGGCGTCGGTGCCCATTCCCTCACCCCTTCCCCCGGCCGTGGCCGGCCGGTCTGCCGAGGGCCCACTGCACCACCGCTCCGGCCAGCTGCTCCAGCGGTGCCACGCACTCGGCCAGGCCCTCCCTCACCACGGCCCCTGGCATGCTGGGAGCGGCGGCGCTGGCCGGCTCCTGTGCGAAGCAGCGGCCCCCCGCCGCCCGGATGGCGCGGGCGCCGTCCACGCCGTCGGTCCCCATCCCCGTCAGGATGACGGCCAGGGCGTCGGGCCCGAAGCGCCGGGCCACCGACCGCAGCATCACGTCGACGGCCGGGCGCACATGGTGCACGGGCGGGCCGTCGTCCAGATGCAGGCGCCCGTCGGCTCCCACCGTCAGGTGCCACCCCGCAGGCGCCACGAAGCCGACCCCCTCCTCCAGGGGCGCGCCCTCGTAACCCTCGAAAAACGGGATGCGACCCGCATCGGACAGCCGCCGCGCCAGCGGCGCCGTGAAGCCTCGCGGCATGTGCTGCGTCACCAGCAGGGCGACGGGCAGCCCGGCGGGCAGCGCTCGCACCAGCACCTCCAGCGCTCGGGGCCCGCCCGTCGAGGCACCGATGGCCACCACCCGCCGCGCGGGCCGGCCCGTGCCCTCGGTGGGCAGCGGCCGCGCCTCCTCACTCTTCGCGTCGGCGCCCGGCGGCCGCTCGCTCAGCCGTGGCGGCTCCTCCCACGGCCGAAGCGCCAGCGCCTCGACCCGGTCGACGAGCGCCTGGCGAAGGCACGGCCCGCCGCGACCGGGCCGGCGGGCTGGGAAGGCTCTCCACCACGCCTGCCATCCGAGGCCGCCTCCGCCGCGCCCAGCGGCACCGGCGACGCGCCGACCAGCACCAGCACCCGGGCGCGCCAGCGTCGGGCCAGTTCGGGCGCCCGCGCCAGCGCCTGCGTCTCGTGCC
This genomic interval from Limnochorda sp. LNt contains the following:
- a CDS encoding FapA family protein: MGTDAVEDVAQAPGSPRPTLLAVRGGRVEVIPGDPDGPRPVVEPGGHVKVWVNGALLQRSRLVEPTDTVVAEPDATEPRLSLAVRVSDDAMKAYLTVERSAGRRYQLVDAPPTLQLRVQARPVEEVPAPLPTAESVNKALEQAQVRFGVKAEAIEQAVTDPPPTPILVAEGQPPVPPRDGRFTICFEERQAPALDPEAERIDLFERGAVTWVEPGAVLARIEPPQEGVPGMDVRGRPVAVPRARPVTLKAGKGCRLTDDGTQIVATEPGRPHLSGQTLAVLPVYEVKGDAAVGAGHIRFAGDVHVRGDVLEGLEVQAGGEVRVGGLVSHARVTAGGSVSVGRTIISSKVEAGGHAAALNDVLPVLAPLSTQVQSLVEAARELRRQVAERAGEGDGSRSYPAGLPVSEGELLKRLIERKFWELPRLARRLAALGERIDTLRAGARRLAERTAQVLVGAGPLRVTLREMEEVAAELRQLMDLLEGFSTQEADIVAYSIQNAHLEASGRIVIRGSGAFNSTLLAGRGLDARRGVIRGGMVTVAEGDVLARELGGPTGVPTTVVVARRGKVLATLVYPRVTVSIGGQKHVFRDPARALRAYLDAEGKLCVEHFKVHPDAGPLADAPGSDERPASDAGAAR
- a CDS encoding CheB methylesterase domain-containing protein codes for the protein MVAIGASTGGPRALEVLVRALPAGLPVALLVTQHMPRGFTAPLARRLSDAGRIPFFEGYEGAPLEEGVGFVAPAGWHLTVGADGRLHLDDGPPVHHVRPAVDVMLRSVARRFGPDALAVILTGMGTDGVDGARAIRAAGGRCFAQEPASAAAPSMPGAVVREGLAECVAPLEQLAGAVVQWALGRPAGHGRGKG
- a CDS encoding helix-turn-helix domain-containing protein, with product MPAASRRAARPIRVLLVSASPFGRAYLRRALDAPGQIEVAGVVAGPDEALAWPWSQAPHVVVWDAEGHETQALARAPELARRWRARVLVLVGASPVPLGAAEAASDGRRGGEPSQPAGPVAAGRAFARRSSTGSRRWRFGRGRSRHG